The Mangrovimonas cancribranchiae nucleotide sequence TAACACAACCATTACTCCTATTGGACCTAAATTAAGAAACCTTAAACGTGATAATCAAATTCAAGCATTAATTGATGAAAACTTTATTAGTAACCTAACCGATGCTTCTGAAGTTTCTGCTCTTCCAAACTGGGAAAACACCTCATTATCTCTTGAAGAACGTGCCAGAGCATATTTTGATGTTAATTGCGCACATTGCCATAGTTCTGGTGGTTCGTGCGAAGACCAATCGCTTTTAAGATTGCGTTACGAAACGCGTTTTAATGAAACTAATATTTATGAAAGCAGTACAGCAATAGCTTACAGAATGTCTTTTTATCAAGATGGTTTAAGTATGCCTTTTATTGGCACAACCATGGTTCATGATGAAGGTTATGCATTAATTTCAGATTATATTGATAGCTTATAACTTCTGTTAATTTTTTATTAAACACGTAAAGCGGTTTAAACCTTTTTCTCATATCTATGTCTTAAAAGTAATAACCTTTAAAATATATCATTATGAAAAAATTAATCATAGTCGCCTTGGCCTTTATGGCTTTTACAGTAAATGCCCAAGACCGAAAAATGCGCCATGATAGAATGTCTGATTATTCACCTGAAGAAATTGCTGAACTTCAAACAAAACGCATGACGCTTAATTTAGATTTAACCGAAGCCCAACAACAAAAAGTAGCTAAAATTAATCTAAAGAACGCCAAAAAGAGACAAGAAAAAATGCAGGCTTTTAAGGCTAAAAAAGGAGATAGAGAAACCAAACTTACAAAAGAAGAGCGTTTAAAAATAAAACATGACTTTCTTGATAGTCAAATAGAAACTAAACGCGACATGCGAGAGGTCTTAAATGATGATCAATATGAAAAATGGACTAAAAGCCTAGAACACAAGAAAAGAAGATTCGCCAAAAGAGATGATAGGCATAAAAGAAAGTGAAAAAAGAAAAAAGCATTGGCCTAAAAACCAATGCTTTTTTTATTTATAAACTAGCAGCTACCTTATCGCAGGCTGCAATAGTATCGTCTAAGTCATCGTAAGACAGAGCGTTTGTAATAAACCAGGTTTCAAAAGCACTTGGTGCAATATAAACGCCATGATTTAGCATACCATGGAAAAAGGCTTTAAACTTATCATTATTACCTTTTACTGCAGATTGAAAATCTTTTACTTCATCGTCACTAAAATGAATAGACATCATAGAACCTACTCTATTTATAGTATGTTTAATACCATGTTTTGTTAATACTTCGGAGCAACCTTTATGAAGATATTTTGTTTTTTCCTCTAGCTCATTAAAAATAGTAGCTTCATCATTTAACGCAGACAACATTGCCAATCCAGCTGCCATTGCTAAAGGATTTCCGCTTAATGTTCCTGCTTGATAAACTGGCCCTACTGGTGCTAGATAATCCATAATTTCGTTTCGTGCTGCAAAAGCTCCAACAGGCAATCCGCCACCAATTACTTTACCAAAACAAACAATATCGGCATTGACATTATAAAGTTCTTGGGCGCCACCTTTGGCTAACCTAAAGCCCGTCATTACTTCATCGAAAACTAAAAGAATGTTATTTGCATCACACAACGCTCGTAACGATTGTAAAAAATTATTTTTTGGCGGAATACATCCCATGTTACCAGGCACGGGTTCTAAAATTATACAAGCAATATCATCTTTATTGCTTTCTACTATTTGCTTAACATTATCAATGTTATTAAACTCTGCTAAAAGGGTGTCTTTTGCAGTTCCTTGTGTTACTCCTGGACTATTGGGTGACCCAAATGTTATTGCGCCACTTCCTGCTTGAATTAAAAAA carries:
- the hemL gene encoding glutamate-1-semialdehyde 2,1-aminomutase, translating into MTYERSSTLFKAAEQVIPGGVNSPVRAFKAVGGTPIFINQAKGPYLFDEDNNKYIDYINSWGPMILGHAYQPVVDAVIEATKKGTSFGTPTEIETKIAELAVNMVPNVDKIRFVNSGTEACMSAVRLARGFTGKDKIIKFEGCYHGHSDAFLIQAGSGAITFGSPNSPGVTQGTAKDTLLAEFNNIDNVKQIVESNKDDIACIILEPVPGNMGCIPPKNNFLQSLRALCDANNILLVFDEVMTGFRLAKGGAQELYNVNADIVCFGKVIGGGLPVGAFAARNEIMDYLAPVGPVYQAGTLSGNPLAMAAGLAMLSALNDEATIFNELEEKTKYLHKGCSEVLTKHGIKHTINRVGSMMSIHFSDDEVKDFQSAVKGNNDKFKAFFHGMLNHGVYIAPSAFETWFITNALSYDDLDDTIAACDKVAASL